One Luteitalea sp. DNA window includes the following coding sequences:
- a CDS encoding metalloregulator ArsR/SmtB family transcription factor has protein sequence MEPPETGASPSGEAGVPLERVAELLTAVAEPTRLRILALLKDGEVCVCHIHESLKIPQPKASRHLAYLRRTRLVSTRREGLWVHYRVAEDLPPSLRQVLDAVLASLTSVGEVARDAVRLEARTGRARVARLAARLRRPEMGLT, from the coding sequence ATGGAGCCCCCTGAAACAGGCGCCAGCCCAAGCGGTGAAGCGGGTGTACCACTGGAGCGCGTAGCGGAGCTGCTGACGGCGGTTGCAGAGCCAACGCGACTGCGCATCCTCGCGTTGCTGAAAGACGGTGAGGTATGTGTCTGCCACATTCACGAGTCGCTGAAGATCCCTCAGCCGAAAGCCTCGCGCCACTTGGCGTACCTGAGGCGCACGCGGCTCGTGTCCACCCGCCGCGAGGGGCTCTGGGTGCACTATCGAGTGGCCGAGGATCTTCCGCCCTCACTGCGCCAGGTGCTGGACGCGGTCCTGGCGTCGCTCACCTCAGTAGGCGAGGTCGCACGCGATGCTGTTCGGCTCGAGGCCCGCACCGGCCGCGCACGTGTCGCGCGCCTGGCCGCACGCCTGCGACGACCCGAAATGGGACTGACGTAG
- a CDS encoding arsenate reductase ArsC — protein sequence MALVIFACVHSAGRSQMAAAFFNAQADPSLARAAAAGTEPAARVHPVVVEAMREAGIDLDDARPQLLTEEIVRGARLLITMGCGERCPVVPGLEVEDWDLPDPKGKPLDEVRAIRDQVRARVDALLAARGWRV from the coding sequence ATGGCTCTCGTGATCTTCGCCTGTGTCCATAGTGCTGGGAGGTCGCAGATGGCCGCGGCCTTCTTCAACGCGCAGGCTGATCCGTCTCTCGCGCGGGCGGCGGCCGCCGGCACGGAGCCTGCCGCGCGGGTCCATCCGGTCGTCGTGGAGGCGATGCGCGAGGCTGGCATTGATCTCGACGATGCCCGGCCACAGTTGCTCACGGAGGAGATCGTACGCGGGGCGCGGCTGCTCATCACGATGGGGTGTGGCGAACGCTGCCCGGTCGTGCCGGGTCTCGAGGTGGAGGACTGGGATCTACCGGATCCGAAAGGCAAGCCGCTCGACGAGGTGCGGGCCATTCGCGATCAAGTCCGCGCGCGGGTCGACGCACTGCTGGCGGCACGCGGGTGGCGGGTCTAG
- a CDS encoding response regulator, producing the protein MSRVLVVEDDADIADLVRLYLQRAGHEVQCLHSGSEALHLMLQSTPDVVVLDRMLPGVDGLEILRLVRTTPELKGIPILMLTARAAEAERIQGLEVGADDYVTKPFSAKELVARVAALLRRTSAAASGGPQQRYGPILLDLDRHLVTNEGQEVRLTAKEFLLLQYFLEHRGRLLSREVLLTNVWGYTYTGGTRTVDVHIRRLREKLPLLGEAIETVKQFGYRLRNLEERP; encoded by the coding sequence ATGTCCCGTGTCCTGGTTGTAGAAGACGACGCCGATATCGCGGATCTCGTCCGGTTGTACCTCCAGCGAGCGGGCCATGAGGTGCAGTGCCTGCATTCCGGCTCTGAAGCGCTCCACCTGATGCTCCAGTCAACGCCAGATGTGGTCGTGCTCGATCGCATGTTGCCCGGTGTCGACGGCCTCGAGATCCTTCGTCTCGTGCGTACGACGCCTGAGCTCAAGGGCATCCCCATCCTGATGTTGACCGCGCGCGCAGCAGAAGCGGAGCGCATACAAGGGCTCGAGGTCGGCGCAGACGACTACGTGACGAAGCCATTCAGTGCAAAGGAGCTCGTCGCGCGCGTCGCGGCCCTTCTACGACGTACCTCGGCCGCCGCCAGCGGCGGCCCGCAGCAGCGCTACGGGCCGATCTTGCTCGACCTCGATCGACACCTGGTGACCAACGAAGGGCAGGAGGTGAGGCTCACGGCCAAGGAATTCCTGCTGCTGCAGTACTTTCTCGAGCACCGCGGGCGTCTGCTGTCGCGCGAGGTCCTGCTCACCAACGTCTGGGGATATACCTACACTGGCGGGACTCGGACCGTAGATGTGCACATCCGGCGCCTGCGCGAGAAGCTGCCGCTGCTCGGCGAGGCCATCGAGACCGTCAAGCAGTTTGGGTACAGGCTGAGGAATCTGGAAGAACGTCCATAA
- a CDS encoding PAS domain-containing protein, with protein MRRSTVILLVTMAAVGVLLALFSEASESGGSDGNLPRVVLMACLVALAAAATLTWLDRRALRRRVSALAEAIKQLPTPAGATRLVQQADDELQEIAHAVNATADAVGRRLSEAAHERARMEAILASMLEGVLVVDRDGEVVLANDAARGLLPLDGTPIGRRYVELIRQPDIIQQIASALAGATPPAVEVVFAREAQRIFLARAAPVLPSAGTGAVLVLHDITDLRRADRMRRDFVANVSHELRTPLTAIRGYVEALLDEGPHAPQVQRFLEIIGRHGARMERLVQDLLRLARLDAGQEALDLVNCSTDALFAAVIDDLRPSIENRQQQVELSVDREATTLVVDPAKLHDVLHNLVENASNYSPERARITLSAEANGDRFLLRVADTGPGISEAHLPRIFERFYRVDKARSREAGGTGLGLSIVRHLVELHGGTVSAANRASGGALFTVSLPRRTD; from the coding sequence ATGCGTCGTTCTACAGTCATTCTTCTCGTCACCATGGCCGCCGTCGGGGTGTTGCTGGCCCTGTTCAGCGAAGCCTCCGAGAGCGGCGGCTCAGACGGCAATCTGCCGCGTGTCGTGCTCATGGCCTGTCTCGTCGCGCTCGCGGCCGCCGCGACGTTGACCTGGCTCGACCGTCGCGCGCTGCGCCGCCGCGTCTCCGCGTTGGCCGAAGCCATCAAGCAGCTCCCCACGCCGGCGGGTGCCACACGCCTCGTCCAGCAGGCCGACGATGAGCTACAGGAGATCGCGCACGCGGTGAATGCGACCGCGGATGCCGTCGGGCGGCGGCTGAGCGAGGCGGCTCATGAGCGCGCGCGGATGGAAGCGATCCTGGCCAGCATGCTCGAGGGCGTGTTGGTCGTGGATCGTGACGGCGAGGTCGTCCTCGCCAATGACGCGGCACGTGGCCTCTTGCCTCTCGACGGGACACCTATCGGCCGCCGCTACGTCGAGCTCATCCGCCAGCCTGACATCATTCAGCAGATTGCCAGTGCCCTCGCGGGCGCGACGCCACCGGCGGTGGAGGTCGTCTTTGCCCGGGAGGCGCAGCGGATCTTCCTGGCACGCGCCGCGCCCGTGCTCCCTTCGGCCGGGACCGGCGCGGTCCTGGTCTTGCATGACATCACGGACCTGCGACGCGCCGATCGCATGCGGCGGGATTTCGTCGCAAACGTGTCACATGAGTTGCGGACGCCGCTCACCGCCATTCGCGGCTACGTGGAAGCGCTCCTCGACGAGGGTCCGCACGCACCGCAGGTGCAACGTTTCTTGGAGATCATTGGCCGTCATGGCGCCCGGATGGAGCGGCTGGTGCAGGATCTCTTGCGCTTGGCCCGGCTGGACGCGGGTCAGGAAGCCTTGGACCTGGTGAACTGTTCGACAGACGCGCTCTTTGCCGCCGTCATCGACGACCTTCGGCCCTCCATCGAGAACCGTCAGCAACAGGTGGAGCTCAGCGTCGACCGTGAAGCCACAACGCTGGTGGTCGATCCGGCGAAGCTGCACGACGTGCTCCACAACCTGGTCGAGAACGCGTCGAACTACTCGCCCGAACGCGCGCGGATTACGCTCTCGGCCGAGGCAAACGGGGACCGCTTCCTGTTGCGCGTGGCCGATACCGGACCAGGCATCTCAGAGGCCCACCTCCCGCGCATCTTCGAGCGCTTCTACCGGGTGGACAAGGCTCGCTCACGTGAAGCGGGGGGGACCGGCCTTGGCCTGTCCATCGTGCGTCACCTCGTCGAGCTGCACGGAGGAACGGTCTCCGCCGCGAATCGGGCCAGCGGCGGCGCGCTCTTCACTGTCAGCCTACCCCGACGCACCGACTGA
- a CDS encoding alpha/beta fold hydrolase, whose product MHSMRALWLYAAIVVAALATLKLLVLLVQPRMAFFPFRGEDVTPAQHQWEHEAVTIVTRDGERLRAWWLPHPEPRAQVVYFHGNGGNLSIWCNILVDLARRGFSVLAADYRGYGLSTGEPSEQGLYTDVEATIRYFTEHRRDGDLPVIYWGRSLGATMAARAARATPPDGLVLESGFADVHALFNRNPIMWSLAWFSSYRFPTARWLQGVTCPILALHGTADSVVPFRVGRDLFERLGSPRKRFVAIDGGDHNDAVPRHADHYWRAVEQLVTESTTATPRSLDP is encoded by the coding sequence ATGCACTCGATGCGTGCCCTTTGGCTGTACGCGGCGATTGTGGTCGCGGCGCTCGCAACGCTGAAGCTGCTGGTTCTGCTGGTACAGCCGCGCATGGCTTTCTTCCCCTTCCGCGGCGAAGACGTGACGCCAGCGCAGCACCAATGGGAGCACGAGGCGGTCACCATCGTGACGCGGGACGGTGAGCGGCTGCGCGCCTGGTGGCTTCCGCATCCGGAGCCGCGCGCGCAGGTTGTCTACTTTCACGGCAACGGCGGCAATCTCTCCATCTGGTGCAACATCCTGGTTGACCTGGCGCGACGCGGGTTCAGTGTCCTCGCGGCCGACTACCGCGGTTACGGTCTCAGCACGGGAGAGCCCTCCGAGCAAGGTCTTTACACCGACGTCGAGGCGACGATCCGCTATTTCACGGAACACCGGCGGGATGGCGATCTGCCCGTCATCTACTGGGGACGCTCGCTGGGTGCCACGATGGCGGCGCGTGCCGCACGCGCGACGCCGCCAGACGGCTTGGTGCTTGAATCCGGCTTCGCCGACGTCCATGCCCTGTTCAATCGAAACCCGATCATGTGGTCGCTGGCGTGGTTCTCGAGTTATCGCTTTCCCACAGCACGATGGCTCCAAGGCGTCACCTGCCCCATTCTCGCGCTCCACGGTACCGCAGACTCGGTCGTGCCGTTCCGGGTCGGACGCGACCTGTTCGAACGCCTCGGATCGCCGCGCAAGCGCTTCGTCGCGATTGACGGGGGCGATCACAACGACGCCGTGCCTCGCCACGCCGACCACTACTGGCGCGCCGTCGAACAGCTCGTCACCGAGTCCACGACTGCCACCCCTAGATCCCTAGATCCCTAG
- a CDS encoding Uma2 family endonuclease yields the protein MATQASIPAGEHVPTADQRLVSYGVPWSHYEVQLALRGDASGPRISYLEGALEIMSPSKDHERIKSHIGLLVAVYALERDIAFSPYGSWTLKSVPKQSGVEPDECYIVGTDQSKEVPDLAIEVVWTSGGIDKLEIYRRLGIGEVWFWKEGRIEIHLLRQDHYEQTNSSALFPDLDIALLCSFLDRPTASEAMKAFRDALRGGGSS from the coding sequence GTGGCCACGCAAGCATCAATCCCCGCCGGAGAGCACGTGCCGACCGCGGATCAGCGGCTCGTCAGCTACGGCGTGCCCTGGTCGCACTACGAGGTCCAGCTCGCCCTGCGCGGCGATGCCTCAGGCCCGCGCATCTCTTATCTGGAAGGGGCGCTCGAGATCATGAGCCCATCGAAGGACCACGAGCGCATCAAGTCACACATCGGCCTTCTCGTCGCGGTGTATGCGCTGGAGCGCGACATCGCCTTTTCACCGTACGGGAGCTGGACGCTCAAGAGCGTTCCCAAGCAGAGCGGCGTCGAGCCAGACGAGTGCTACATCGTTGGCACCGACCAGAGTAAGGAAGTGCCAGACCTGGCGATCGAGGTCGTGTGGACTAGTGGAGGCATCGACAAGCTGGAAATCTACCGCCGCCTCGGCATCGGTGAGGTCTGGTTCTGGAAGGAGGGTCGAATCGAGATCCATCTCTTGCGCCAAGACCATTACGAGCAAACGAATAGCAGCGCGTTGTTCCCAGATCTCGACATCGCATTACTCTGTTCCTTCCTTGACCGCCCCACGGCATCGGAGGCAATGAAGGCCTTCCGTGACGCTCTGCGGGGCGGCGGCTCTAGCTGA
- a CDS encoding MBOAT family protein: MVFSSYLFLFYFLPLCLALYYAAPRRLRHLVLTVLSYVFYGWANPLFVVLLLGSTTVDYLCGLVIQRERSSPLRPSPLAPRTSKARAALVVSLCTNLGLLGFFKYFNFGAGSYDVLVEWMGLPSLRLDTALRVTLPLGISFYTFQSMSYTIDVYRGRVSAIRNFIDLACFVSMFPQLVAGPIIRFSEVADQLRTRSHTATKFARGIAFFSMGLAKKVLLANPCGKVADLAFEAGSLDPLEAWYGVTAYAFQIYFDFSGYSDMAIGLGLMLGFVFPKNFDSPYRSKSITEFWRRWHISLSTWLRDYLYVPLGGNRQGPARTYVNLLIVMLLGGLWHGAAWNFLIWGGLHGVLLAFERMFGKAAIYARFPAPLRVGLTFVLLLFTWVFFRASDLPAAIRYVANMVGQGTPQEGAGLLAGIVYQPYYVLTVGLAAVITWCCPQTWDWTRTLSWPKAAAVVALLVLSTVVLTTQAYNPFIYFIF, encoded by the coding sequence ATGGTCTTCAGCTCGTACCTCTTTCTTTTCTACTTTCTCCCCCTTTGCCTGGCACTCTACTATGCGGCACCGCGGCGCCTGAGGCACCTCGTTCTCACCGTTCTCAGCTACGTCTTCTACGGTTGGGCGAATCCGCTCTTTGTCGTCCTCCTCCTCGGCTCTACGACGGTTGATTACCTCTGCGGGCTGGTGATTCAGCGTGAGCGCTCCTCGCCCCTTCGGCCCTCGCCCCTCGCCCCTCGTACCTCGAAAGCGCGAGCGGCGCTCGTCGTCTCCCTCTGCACCAACCTCGGCCTCCTGGGGTTCTTCAAGTACTTCAACTTCGGCGCCGGGAGCTACGACGTGCTCGTCGAGTGGATGGGTTTACCGTCGCTTCGATTGGACACCGCCCTGCGCGTGACGCTGCCGCTCGGCATCAGCTTCTACACGTTTCAGTCGATGAGCTACACGATCGACGTGTATCGCGGCCGGGTATCGGCGATCCGGAACTTCATCGACTTGGCCTGCTTCGTTTCGATGTTCCCTCAGCTCGTGGCGGGACCAATCATCCGTTTCTCGGAAGTCGCCGATCAACTCCGTACGCGCAGCCACACCGCGACGAAGTTTGCCCGAGGCATCGCGTTCTTCTCGATGGGCCTGGCAAAGAAGGTGCTCCTCGCCAATCCGTGCGGTAAGGTGGCCGATTTGGCGTTCGAGGCCGGCTCGCTCGATCCGCTCGAGGCATGGTACGGCGTGACCGCGTACGCGTTCCAAATCTACTTCGATTTCAGCGGTTACTCCGATATGGCCATTGGCCTCGGCCTGATGTTGGGCTTCGTGTTTCCGAAGAACTTCGATTCGCCGTATCGATCGAAATCCATCACCGAGTTCTGGCGCCGGTGGCACATCTCGCTGTCGACCTGGTTGCGCGACTACTTGTACGTCCCGCTGGGCGGTAATCGTCAAGGTCCGGCCCGCACGTACGTCAACCTGCTCATCGTCATGTTGCTTGGCGGCTTGTGGCACGGCGCTGCGTGGAACTTCCTCATCTGGGGAGGCCTCCATGGCGTGCTGCTGGCGTTCGAGCGCATGTTTGGAAAGGCGGCGATCTACGCGCGCTTTCCGGCGCCGCTTCGCGTGGGACTGACATTCGTCCTCCTGTTGTTCACATGGGTCTTCTTTCGTGCGTCCGATCTACCGGCGGCGATACGCTACGTCGCGAACATGGTTGGACAAGGCACGCCTCAAGAGGGCGCTGGGTTGCTGGCGGGCATCGTGTATCAGCCATATTACGTGCTTACCGTCGGACTCGCGGCGGTGATCACCTGGTGCTGCCCACAGACCTGGGACTGGACGCGGACGCTGAGCTGGCCGAAGGCCGCTGCAGTTGTCGCGCTGTTAGTGCTCTCCACGGTGGTGCTCACGACGCAGGCATACAATCCGTTTATTTATTTCATCTTCTAG
- a CDS encoding Uma2 family endonuclease, protein MTMPQTASYVDAIGHVPPGGTLIVTNVPWSEYEQLLSTLGEGYTARITYDRGRLEIMAPSSSHEMYKELLVGIGRLVAQEMGVDLESRGSTTFKVERFAQGAEPDTCFYVQHATSIIGKTMIDLETDPPPDVIVEVDVSHASINKLDFYASLGVPEVWRYDERRMCIYHLTAQGYVEALASRTFPPLTGNALTEFLERSKSAGQSAALRSVRDWLRQAMAQGSTQTDDR, encoded by the coding sequence ATGACGATGCCGCAGACTGCCTCTTACGTTGACGCAATTGGGCATGTACCGCCGGGCGGTACCCTGATTGTGACGAACGTCCCGTGGTCAGAGTACGAGCAACTGCTGTCCACCCTCGGCGAGGGGTACACGGCGAGGATTACCTATGATCGTGGAAGGTTGGAGATCATGGCGCCCTCGTCCAGTCATGAGATGTACAAGGAGTTGCTTGTCGGCATCGGACGCCTCGTCGCCCAGGAGATGGGGGTCGATCTCGAAAGCCGCGGCTCCACTACCTTCAAGGTCGAGCGTTTCGCCCAGGGCGCCGAGCCTGACACCTGCTTCTATGTGCAACACGCCACCAGCATCATTGGCAAGACGATGATCGACCTCGAGACAGATCCTCCGCCGGACGTGATCGTCGAGGTGGACGTCTCGCACGCCTCAATAAACAAGTTGGACTTCTACGCGAGCCTCGGCGTTCCGGAGGTGTGGCGATACGACGAGCGGCGGATGTGCATCTACCACCTCACAGCACAGGGGTACGTTGAAGCACTCGCTAGCCGCACGTTTCCCCCGTTGACCGGTAACGCCCTCACTGAATTCCTGGAACGGAGCAAGTCGGCTGGCCAGAGTGCCGCACTGAGATCAGTTCGCGACTGGCTGCGCCAAGCTATGGCGCAGGGCTCGACGCAGACCGACGATCGGTGA
- a CDS encoding outer membrane beta-barrel protein codes for MKSPHLMGVALWLFVTACAVPGFAQDTASAGSPAGATIRVAGRVLDSQNAVPLPGVTVELVGTDVVAYTDVDGRYVLDVPAGTHEIKVVLDGYEEQTVRVQAESGQPVDVNVALTMAAFAEQVTVTADVVESSMSSAATQLVERRRASVISDNLGAAEMRQNADSNAAAGMQRVTGLSVVDDQYVFVRGLGERYSTTTLNGATLPTTEPDRRVVPLDLFPAGLLESVRVSKSFSPDQPGDFAGGVVEIQPLSLPSRAVLDASFTIGVNSQTAGETGLGYSGGSRDFLGYGNGARELPTSFPDRRVVRRGGIFTPDVGFLREDLEPLGEAFENTWDAQPRDSKPEQSYNLVYGNRFGRLGVVASVTQGYEEQFGDELWRTFRVGGEEDDLEVFSDYAFQTSTLQARTGVVGNVAWQFSPSHRLGVNNFYTHTGSDETRTYEGFNSDIATTVRDTRLFWKEEALLTNQLIGDHHLSGFGNSRVDWRVAYARADRDEPDLRQTLYEFQNGQFVLADESQSGFRMFNTLDDQSVDLALNWSVYTTTWASQPMMFKFGPSFIRRERDFRSRRFRFVPLVTFGADRSLSPEELFTPANIGPEDSFEIREETRPTDTYEANQDILGGYAMIDLPLSNRLRLVGGVRLERFEQTVDTFDPFSLATELEIVRSELETTDVLPALNLIYALTPSANLRVSASQTVNRPEFRELAPFEFTDVVGGRSVVGNPDLQRALIRNVDVRWEWFPRAEEVLAASFFVKQFEDPIERIVEPTAQLRTSYTNAESARNFGVELEARKALTPWLVAGANYTFVDSEIELAPAAQQVQTSLTRPLAGTSKHLFNALGELRFAQRSSLRVLYNFFGDRIVDVGSEGLPDIIQEDRGGLDVVFSHQLAGRLNLRVAGVNLIDDPFEFTQGGKLQRSYEVGRTFSVSLGVSAF; via the coding sequence ATGAAATCCCCACATTTGATGGGCGTAGCGCTGTGGCTCTTCGTCACAGCGTGCGCTGTTCCCGGTTTTGCGCAAGATACGGCCAGCGCCGGCAGTCCCGCCGGGGCCACGATCCGCGTGGCGGGGCGGGTGCTCGACTCGCAGAATGCAGTACCGCTCCCTGGCGTCACGGTGGAGCTGGTGGGCACCGACGTGGTGGCGTACACCGACGTCGATGGCCGGTACGTCTTGGACGTACCGGCGGGCACACATGAAATCAAGGTCGTGCTGGACGGCTACGAGGAACAGACGGTCCGCGTGCAGGCGGAGTCTGGACAACCGGTCGATGTCAACGTCGCCCTCACGATGGCGGCCTTCGCGGAACAGGTGACCGTGACGGCGGACGTCGTCGAGAGCTCGATGTCCTCCGCAGCGACCCAGTTGGTGGAGCGCCGCCGGGCCTCGGTGATCTCCGACAATCTGGGCGCCGCTGAGATGAGGCAGAACGCCGACTCGAACGCAGCGGCCGGAATGCAGCGGGTCACCGGTCTCTCGGTCGTGGACGACCAATACGTCTTCGTTCGAGGGCTCGGGGAGCGCTACAGCACGACGACCCTGAATGGCGCCACGCTTCCCACGACCGAGCCGGATCGGCGGGTCGTCCCGCTCGATCTGTTCCCGGCGGGACTCCTGGAGAGCGTCCGCGTGTCGAAGTCGTTCTCGCCCGACCAGCCGGGCGATTTCGCCGGCGGCGTCGTGGAAATCCAGCCACTGAGTCTTCCGTCGCGTGCGGTGCTCGACGCCTCGTTCACCATCGGCGTCAACTCGCAGACAGCGGGTGAAACGGGCCTCGGCTATTCCGGTGGGAGCCGTGACTTTCTCGGCTACGGCAACGGAGCGCGGGAGCTGCCGACGAGCTTTCCTGATCGCCGAGTGGTTCGTCGCGGCGGCATCTTCACGCCGGACGTCGGCTTTTTGCGTGAGGACCTCGAGCCGCTCGGCGAAGCGTTCGAGAACACCTGGGACGCACAGCCGCGGGACAGCAAGCCGGAGCAAAGCTACAACCTCGTCTACGGTAACCGCTTCGGCCGCCTCGGCGTGGTGGCGAGCGTGACCCAGGGATACGAGGAGCAGTTCGGTGACGAGCTGTGGCGCACCTTCCGCGTTGGCGGCGAGGAGGACGATTTGGAGGTGTTCAGCGACTACGCGTTCCAGACGAGCACCCTCCAAGCGCGTACCGGCGTCGTCGGCAACGTCGCCTGGCAGTTCTCGCCGAGCCACCGGCTGGGCGTCAACAACTTCTACACGCACACCGGCAGCGACGAAACGCGGACCTACGAAGGCTTCAACTCCGATATCGCCACCACGGTGCGCGACACACGCCTCTTCTGGAAAGAAGAAGCCCTGCTCACCAACCAGCTGATCGGTGATCACCACCTGAGCGGGTTCGGCAACAGCCGCGTCGACTGGCGCGTGGCCTACGCCAGGGCAGACCGCGACGAGCCGGACCTCCGCCAAACGCTGTACGAGTTCCAGAACGGCCAGTTCGTGCTCGCCGACGAATCGCAGAGCGGCTTCCGCATGTTCAACACGCTCGACGACCAAAGCGTGGACCTGGCGCTCAACTGGAGCGTCTATACGACGACCTGGGCCAGCCAACCCATGATGTTCAAATTTGGCCCGTCGTTCATCCGTCGCGAGCGGGACTTCAGGTCGCGGCGCTTCCGCTTCGTTCCGCTCGTCACGTTCGGCGCGGATCGCTCGCTCTCACCGGAGGAGCTCTTCACGCCGGCCAACATCGGACCGGAGGACTCGTTCGAGATCCGGGAGGAGACGCGCCCCACCGACACCTACGAAGCCAACCAAGACATCCTCGGCGGTTACGCGATGATCGACCTGCCGCTGTCGAACCGGCTCCGACTCGTCGGCGGCGTGCGTCTGGAACGCTTCGAGCAAACGGTCGACACGTTCGATCCCTTCAGCCTCGCGACCGAGCTCGAGATTGTTCGCTCGGAGCTCGAGACGACCGACGTCCTACCGGCCCTCAACCTGATCTACGCCCTGACACCGTCGGCGAACCTGCGGGTGAGCGCCAGCCAAACCGTGAACCGGCCGGAGTTCCGCGAGCTGGCGCCGTTCGAGTTCACGGACGTCGTTGGTGGGCGATCCGTTGTCGGTAACCCGGATCTACAGCGGGCGCTCATCCGCAACGTCGACGTGCGGTGGGAGTGGTTCCCGCGGGCGGAGGAGGTGCTCGCCGCAAGCTTCTTCGTCAAGCAGTTCGAGGATCCGATCGAGCGCATTGTTGAGCCTACAGCGCAGCTCCGCACCTCGTACACGAATGCCGAATCGGCGCGCAACTTCGGCGTCGAGCTCGAGGCGCGCAAGGCGCTCACCCCCTGGCTGGTGGCCGGAGCCAACTACACGTTCGTCGACTCGGAGATCGAGCTCGCACCGGCCGCGCAGCAGGTGCAAACCTCGCTCACCCGCCCCTTGGCCGGCACGTCGAAGCACCTGTTCAACGCGCTCGGGGAACTGCGTTTCGCCCAGCGCTCGTCGCTGCGCGTGCTCTACAACTTCTTCGGCGACCGCATCGTCGATGTGGGCTCGGAGGGGCTGCCCGACATCATTCAGGAGGATCGCGGCGGCCTCGACGTCGTGTTCTCACACCAACTGGCTGGGCGGCTCAACCTTCGCGTGGCAGGCGTCAATCTCATCGACGACCCCTTCGAATTCACGCAGGGGGGCAAGCTCCAGCGCAGCTACGAGGTGGGACGCACGTTCAGCGTCTCCTTGGGAGTCAGTGCGTTCTGA
- a CDS encoding response regulator encodes MPRTSQPEPDRLTDSRTRILVVEDEQDLADLIRHALEREKHMSVDTVTSGDAALQLVAQRVPDLILLDLNLPGVDGFEVCRLLRARPTTSHVPIIMLTARAGEPDRIAGLDLGADDYIVKPFSLRELAARVRAVLRRRQPNAAPPLSLYRGKHLVADFEAVAVQVEGQSIRLTRREFELLRCLVENRNRVLSRDRLLEIVWGYDQFIETRSVDVHIGRLRAKLGPAGNQIETVVGLGYRFVE; translated from the coding sequence ATGCCTCGAACTAGCCAGCCGGAACCGGATCGCCTGACCGATAGCCGGACGCGGATTCTCGTCGTCGAGGACGAGCAAGATCTCGCTGATTTGATCAGGCATGCGCTCGAGCGCGAGAAGCACATGAGCGTCGACACGGTCACGAGCGGTGACGCAGCGCTGCAGCTGGTCGCACAGCGCGTCCCCGACCTGATTCTGCTGGATCTCAACCTCCCTGGCGTCGATGGGTTCGAGGTGTGCCGATTGTTGCGCGCGCGCCCAACGACCTCGCACGTGCCCATCATCATGCTCACCGCACGCGCCGGCGAACCGGATCGTATCGCCGGCCTGGATCTCGGCGCCGACGATTACATCGTCAAGCCCTTCAGTCTGCGCGAGCTGGCGGCGCGCGTGCGTGCCGTGCTGCGGCGCCGGCAGCCGAACGCAGCTCCGCCGCTCAGCCTGTATCGTGGCAAGCATCTCGTGGCCGACTTCGAGGCTGTCGCGGTCCAAGTCGAGGGTCAATCCATCCGCCTCACGCGCCGCGAGTTCGAGCTGCTCCGGTGTCTCGTTGAAAACAGGAACCGCGTGCTGTCACGCGATCGGCTCCTCGAGATTGTCTGGGGGTACGACCAGTTCATCGAGACACGCTCAGTCGACGTCCACATCGGCCGCCTGCGCGCGAAGCTCGGTCCCGCCGGGAACCAGATCGAGACGGTGGTCGGCCTCGGGTACCGATTCGTCGAGTAA